The following proteins are encoded in a genomic region of Coregonus clupeaformis isolate EN_2021a chromosome 14, ASM2061545v1, whole genome shotgun sequence:
- the LOC121580617 gene encoding acyl-CoA-binding domain-containing protein 5 isoform X2, with protein sequence MMLMFYSYYKQAMLGPCNIPRPTGYWDTAGKAKWDAWNSLGNMSKEEAMQAYLNDIQLILETLPVTEEVSDLLEALGGYFFEEVEGGVEEEEEEAKRTYNRPFAAAAERKAPGPDMSLLRVKDRRWRSEVSSSNGTVEPSVSSMTNGTHSSLDSEVEEEELAYSEEPLPENRYRHLNRHLSERLRANDSDNEEFCDSMEHLAMDEKSGVPRAHSSETRASQVKRRSLQGETLDEDLSLQEDAPHREGLHTERRDSCWSMSGIGSRSSGRGSGSQLFTNGNAAEGWVMQNRTEAVASGNLNEHIAMALTRLQEDMANVLQRLNTLEALTTLQTRSLSQARQDDSLSLARKSPSWWPFHLSPTTVAFTTVWPLISHWLVQIYLLRKRKKIN encoded by the exons ATGATGCTCATGTTTTATAGTTACTACAAGCAGGCTATGTTAGGGCCTTGTAACATTCCAAGACCTACAGGATACTGGGACACTGCAGGCAAAGCCAAGTG GGACGCATGGAACTCACTGGGGAATATGTCAAAGGAGGAAGCCATGCAAGCTTACCTCAATGACATTCAGCTG ATTCTGGAGACTCTTCCAGTCACAGAGGAGGTGTCTGATCTGCTGGAGGCTCTTGGGGGGTATTTCTTCGAGGaagtggagggaggagtggaggaagaggaagaggaggccaagAGGACCTACAACAGGCCTTTCGCAGCAGCTGCAG AGAGGAAGGCCCCAGGCCCTGACATGAGTCTGCTCAGGGTGAAGGACCGCAggtggaggtcagaggtcagctcGTCCAACGGCACTGTGGAGCCCAGCGTCTCCTCCATGACCAACGGGACACACAGCTCCCTCGACagtgaggtggaggaggaggaactgGCCTACTCAGAAGAGCCCCTACCGGAGAACCGCTACAGGCATCTGAACAGACACCTCAGTG AGCGTCTTCGAGCCAACGACTCGGACAACGAGGAATTCTGTGACTCAATGGAACATTTAGCCATGGACGAG AAATCGGGAGTACCGAGGGCACACTCCTCCGAGACAAGGGCAAGTCAAGTTAAGAGGAGGAGTCTTCAGGGAGAGACCCTGGATGAGGACCTGAGTCTCCAGGAAGACGCCCCTCACAGGGAGGGGCTTCATACAGAACGACGGGACAGTTGCTGGTCAATGAGTGGAATAG GTTCCAGGTCATCGGGGCGAGGTTCCGGGTCACAGCTTTTTACCAATGGAAATGCAGCAGAGGGCTGGGTTATGCAGAACAGGACTGAGGCTGTTGCCAGCGGTAACCTTAATGAGCACATCGCCATGGCGCTGACCAGGCTGCAGGAGGACATGGCTAACGTGCTTCAGAGGCTGAACACTCTGGAGGCCCTGACCACATTACAG ACTAGATCGCTTTCTCAGGCTAGACAAGATGACTCCTTATCCCTAGCAAGAAAG AGTCCTTCGTGGTGGCCTTTTCACCTGTCTCCTACCACTGTGGCGTTTACTACTGTCTGGCCTTTGATTTCTCATTGGCTGGTTCAGATTTACCTGCTACGAAAGAGGAA AAAGATAAACTGA
- the LOC121580617 gene encoding acyl-CoA-binding domain-containing protein 5 isoform X3, translated as MSKEEAMQAYLNDIQLILETLPVTEEVSDLLEALGGYFFEEVEGGVEEEEEEAKRTYNRPFAAAAERKAPGPDMSLLRVKDRRWRSEVSSSNGTVEPSVSSMTNGTHSSLDSEVEEEELAYSEEPLPENRYRHLNRHLSERLRANDSDNEEFCDSMEHLAMDEKSGVPRAHSSETRASQVKRRSLQGETLDEDLSLQEDAPHREGLHTERRDSCWSMSGIGSRSSGRGSGSQLFTNGNAAEGWVMQNRTEAVASGNLNEHIAMALTRLQEDMANVLQRLNTLEALTTLQTRSLSQARQDDSLSLARKSPSWWPFHLSPTTVAFTTVWPLISHWLVQIYLLRKRKKIN; from the exons ATGTCAAAGGAGGAAGCCATGCAAGCTTACCTCAATGACATTCAGCTG ATTCTGGAGACTCTTCCAGTCACAGAGGAGGTGTCTGATCTGCTGGAGGCTCTTGGGGGGTATTTCTTCGAGGaagtggagggaggagtggaggaagaggaagaggaggccaagAGGACCTACAACAGGCCTTTCGCAGCAGCTGCAG AGAGGAAGGCCCCAGGCCCTGACATGAGTCTGCTCAGGGTGAAGGACCGCAggtggaggtcagaggtcagctcGTCCAACGGCACTGTGGAGCCCAGCGTCTCCTCCATGACCAACGGGACACACAGCTCCCTCGACagtgaggtggaggaggaggaactgGCCTACTCAGAAGAGCCCCTACCGGAGAACCGCTACAGGCATCTGAACAGACACCTCAGTG AGCGTCTTCGAGCCAACGACTCGGACAACGAGGAATTCTGTGACTCAATGGAACATTTAGCCATGGACGAG AAATCGGGAGTACCGAGGGCACACTCCTCCGAGACAAGGGCAAGTCAAGTTAAGAGGAGGAGTCTTCAGGGAGAGACCCTGGATGAGGACCTGAGTCTCCAGGAAGACGCCCCTCACAGGGAGGGGCTTCATACAGAACGACGGGACAGTTGCTGGTCAATGAGTGGAATAG GTTCCAGGTCATCGGGGCGAGGTTCCGGGTCACAGCTTTTTACCAATGGAAATGCAGCAGAGGGCTGGGTTATGCAGAACAGGACTGAGGCTGTTGCCAGCGGTAACCTTAATGAGCACATCGCCATGGCGCTGACCAGGCTGCAGGAGGACATGGCTAACGTGCTTCAGAGGCTGAACACTCTGGAGGCCCTGACCACATTACAG ACTAGATCGCTTTCTCAGGCTAGACAAGATGACTCCTTATCCCTAGCAAGAAAG AGTCCTTCGTGGTGGCCTTTTCACCTGTCTCCTACCACTGTGGCGTTTACTACTGTCTGGCCTTTGATTTCTCATTGGCTGGTTCAGATTTACCTGCTACGAAAGAGGAA AAAGATAAACTGA
- the LOC121580617 gene encoding acyl-CoA-binding domain-containing protein 5 isoform X1: MEHAEEDELETRFNAAVRVIRSLPEDGPYQPADGMMLMFYSYYKQAMLGPCNIPRPTGYWDTAGKAKWDAWNSLGNMSKEEAMQAYLNDIQLILETLPVTEEVSDLLEALGGYFFEEVEGGVEEEEEEAKRTYNRPFAAAAERKAPGPDMSLLRVKDRRWRSEVSSSNGTVEPSVSSMTNGTHSSLDSEVEEEELAYSEEPLPENRYRHLNRHLSERLRANDSDNEEFCDSMEHLAMDEKSGVPRAHSSETRASQVKRRSLQGETLDEDLSLQEDAPHREGLHTERRDSCWSMSGIGSRSSGRGSGSQLFTNGNAAEGWVMQNRTEAVASGNLNEHIAMALTRLQEDMANVLQRLNTLEALTTLQTRSLSQARQDDSLSLARKSPSWWPFHLSPTTVAFTTVWPLISHWLVQIYLLRKRKKIN, translated from the exons ATGGAGCACGCCGAAGAAGACGAGCTCGAGACCCGATTTAATGCCGCAGTGCGAGTGATACGGAGTTTACCCGAAGATG GTCCATACCAGCCGGCGGATGGTATGATGCTCATGTTTTATAGTTACTACAAGCAGGCTATGTTAGGGCCTTGTAACATTCCAAGACCTACAGGATACTGGGACACTGCAGGCAAAGCCAAGTG GGACGCATGGAACTCACTGGGGAATATGTCAAAGGAGGAAGCCATGCAAGCTTACCTCAATGACATTCAGCTG ATTCTGGAGACTCTTCCAGTCACAGAGGAGGTGTCTGATCTGCTGGAGGCTCTTGGGGGGTATTTCTTCGAGGaagtggagggaggagtggaggaagaggaagaggaggccaagAGGACCTACAACAGGCCTTTCGCAGCAGCTGCAG AGAGGAAGGCCCCAGGCCCTGACATGAGTCTGCTCAGGGTGAAGGACCGCAggtggaggtcagaggtcagctcGTCCAACGGCACTGTGGAGCCCAGCGTCTCCTCCATGACCAACGGGACACACAGCTCCCTCGACagtgaggtggaggaggaggaactgGCCTACTCAGAAGAGCCCCTACCGGAGAACCGCTACAGGCATCTGAACAGACACCTCAGTG AGCGTCTTCGAGCCAACGACTCGGACAACGAGGAATTCTGTGACTCAATGGAACATTTAGCCATGGACGAG AAATCGGGAGTACCGAGGGCACACTCCTCCGAGACAAGGGCAAGTCAAGTTAAGAGGAGGAGTCTTCAGGGAGAGACCCTGGATGAGGACCTGAGTCTCCAGGAAGACGCCCCTCACAGGGAGGGGCTTCATACAGAACGACGGGACAGTTGCTGGTCAATGAGTGGAATAG GTTCCAGGTCATCGGGGCGAGGTTCCGGGTCACAGCTTTTTACCAATGGAAATGCAGCAGAGGGCTGGGTTATGCAGAACAGGACTGAGGCTGTTGCCAGCGGTAACCTTAATGAGCACATCGCCATGGCGCTGACCAGGCTGCAGGAGGACATGGCTAACGTGCTTCAGAGGCTGAACACTCTGGAGGCCCTGACCACATTACAG ACTAGATCGCTTTCTCAGGCTAGACAAGATGACTCCTTATCCCTAGCAAGAAAG AGTCCTTCGTGGTGGCCTTTTCACCTGTCTCCTACCACTGTGGCGTTTACTACTGTCTGGCCTTTGATTTCTCATTGGCTGGTTCAGATTTACCTGCTACGAAAGAGGAA AAAGATAAACTGA